The sequence below is a genomic window from Actinomycetota bacterium.
GGCTGCTGCAGGTCTCCGTCTACCCGATGGACCCGGCGCTCACCGGCGACCGGCGGCTGTTCATGCACCTCGCCCGGCCTATCGGCTGAGGCCGCCGGGCTGCCGGGCGCTTCCGGCTACTCGGCGCTCTCGAACATCGCCACGACGTAGCCGCGGCCGTCCTTGAGCGACAGCGTGCCGTTGCCGAGCTCGTAGCTCGCGGTCTCGCCGAGCGCGGCGAGGAAGTCCTGCGCCGCCTTCTCCTCGGCGTCGGCCGCCACCGAGTCCGACAGGATCTCCAAGTCGGCGAGGCGCAGCGCGGGCGCATCGGCGGTCTCGTAGGCGCCGACGAACGGACCGGCGACCGTGGCCCCCGATACGGAGCCCCCCTCGCCGAACTCCGCGGTGAACTCCGCGCCCTCGGCGGGCTTGGTGAGCGAGGCGCCGCCGGCATCGTAGGCGGTGCAGCGCCATGAGCCGACCAGCTCGGCTGCGGTCCCGGGAAGGAGTGTGACGAGCACGTCGCCGTTGGCGGCGGTCAGCGTGAGCCGTCCGTCGGCGACCGAGAAGTGCCGGGTGCGATCGAGGTCCTCGAGGAAGGCCTTCTGCTGCGCGACGAGCTCCGGCAGGCCTTCGGACGCGCCGGCCTGCACGTCGCGGAGGCGCAGGTCGTTGTTCACGACGCGGTAGGTGCCCGCGAACGTGTCGATCCCGGCATCGCCCGACACGGCGTCGGCGGCGAACTCGCAGGTCACGTGGGAGTCCGGCAGGAGGGGCTTGAGCTGGTCACCGTCGCGGTACGATTCCATTCGCCACGGGCCGATGAGCGGGGCGGCGGCCTCCGGGTCGTTCTGCGTGCCGCCGCAGCCTGCGGCGAGCGTCGCCGCGAACGCGGTGACGCAGAGTGTGGCGACGAGTCCTGCGCGGACGCGGGTCATGTCGGCTCGCCCTCCTCAGTGGGTCCGGGTGCGGTCCGACTATACCGCTTGCGACGCAAGGAAGGCCCCGCCGAACCGGCGAGGCCTTCCGTAGCCGTGGCGGCGCGCGAGCGCCGTTGCGGCGTGCTACCTGCGGCGGATGCGCGTCGAGCGCCCCCGGCGGCCCCTCACGCCGCTGCTGTACACCGACCGCGGCGTGACCTTCGCGGGGCGGTCGTCCTTCGGCACGATGCGGTCGTCCGTGTACGGGAAGTCCTCGAGGTCCTCCACGCGGATCGTCATGCCCATGTGCGACTCGACCTCGCGCAGCCCGGCATGCTCGGCCGCGTCGATGAAGGTGATCGCCGAGCCGGACCTGCCCGCACGCGCGGTGCGGCCGATCCGGTGGATGTAGTCCTCGGGCGTGTTCGGCAGGTCGAAGTTGATGACGTGGGAGACGTCGTCGATGTCGATGCCGCGCGCCACGACGTCGGTCGCAACCAGGATGCGGTGACGACCGCGCTTGAACGCGTCGAGCGCGGACTGGCGCTGCGACTGGCTGCGGTCGCCGTGGATGGCGGCGCAGTCGATGCCCGCGTTGCGGAGCTGCTTGGCCACGCGGTCGGCGCGGTGCTTGGTGCGCGTGAACACGAGCGTGCGCTGCAGCTCGCGCCGCTTCACGAGCTCCACGAGCAGCTGCGACTTCTGGGTGCCGGAGACGGGGAACACGGCCTGGTCGATCGCTTCGACCGGCGTGGACGCCGGGGCGACCTCGACACGCACCGGGTCGGTGAGCGTCGAGCTGATGACGCGCAGCACGGCGGTGCCCATGGTCGCCGAGAACAGCAGGTTCTGCCTGCGATCCGGCAGCAGCGCGAGGATGCGGCGCACCTGCGGCCAGAAGCCCATGTCGAGCATGCGGTCCGCCTCGTCGAGGACGAGCACCTCCACGTTGCGCAGGTCGAGCGCGCCGCGCTCCTGCACGTCGAGCAGGCGGCCGGGAGTGGCGACGAGCACGTCGAGGTCGCCGCGCTTCAGCGCCTTGAGCTGCGGCTCGTAGCCGACGCCGCCGTAGATGACGGTGGCACGGTGGCCGGTGTGCTTCGCAGCCGAGCGTACGACCTCGTCGATCTGCAGCGCGAGCTCGCGGGTCGGCGTGACCACGAGCGCCTTGATCCCCTTGCGATCGCTCAGGCGCTGCAGCATCGGGAGCACGAACGCCACGGTCTTGCCGGTGCCGGTCTGGGCGCAGCCGATGACGTCGCGCCCCTCGAGCACGTGCGGGATCGCATCCCGCTGGATCGGGGTGGGCTCGCTGTACCCCATGGAACGGACCGCCTGCATCAGGCGGGCGTCGAGCCCCAGGTTGTCGAAACTCAAACTAGGTCTTCCTCCTTCGCTGTGCGCCACATCAGGCGGCACGTTGCGTCACAGACGCAGCCGGTCCTGGGAAGGCGAGCGAAGGCACGCTAAGGACGACCGAGTCTTTGGGATATGCGGCCGACTCTCCGGCCGAGGCGGCAGTATACATGCCGAGCGGGGTATCTGACCAGCGCTCGCCTCTGCGAGTCTCTGCGAGTGCGCCTGAGCGTGCCGGCGTCAGTACCCCTTGTCCTCGGCG
It includes:
- a CDS encoding DEAD/DEAH box helicase — its product is MSFDNLGLDARLMQAVRSMGYSEPTPIQRDAIPHVLEGRDVIGCAQTGTGKTVAFVLPMLQRLSDRKGIKALVVTPTRELALQIDEVVRSAAKHTGHRATVIYGGVGYEPQLKALKRGDLDVLVATPGRLLDVQERGALDLRNVEVLVLDEADRMLDMGFWPQVRRILALLPDRRQNLLFSATMGTAVLRVISSTLTDPVRVEVAPASTPVEAIDQAVFPVSGTQKSQLLVELVKRRELQRTLVFTRTKHRADRVAKQLRNAGIDCAAIHGDRSQSQRQSALDAFKRGRHRILVATDVVARGIDIDDVSHVINFDLPNTPEDYIHRIGRTARAGRSGSAITFIDAAEHAGLREVESHMGMTIRVEDLEDFPYTDDRIVPKDDRPAKVTPRSVYSSGVRGRRGRSTRIRRR
- a CDS encoding META domain-containing protein, which produces MTRVRAGLVATLCVTAFAATLAAGCGGTQNDPEAAAPLIGPWRMESYRDGDQLKPLLPDSHVTCEFAADAVSGDAGIDTFAGTYRVVNNDLRLRDVQAGASEGLPELVAQQKAFLEDLDRTRHFSVADGRLTLTAANGDVLVTLLPGTAAELVGSWRCTAYDAGGASLTKPAEGAEFTAEFGEGGSVSGATVAGPFVGAYETADAPALRLADLEILSDSVAADAEEKAAQDFLAALGETASYELGNGTLSLKDGRGYVVAMFESAE